From Deinococcus wulumuqiensis R12, one genomic window encodes:
- a CDS encoding MarR family winged helix-turn-helix transcriptional regulator has translation MTSTPSPLHSPEMQFLVGCWEVWHALAGPGDQELRRAHGLGLREFIALSHLQAQPTTPARLARQLGLPRYEVSRLLAQLETLGAVTRRRASGDARQVQVSVTPAGHALWNAALEHVQALVRPALAGLGPALPGLGAALLAAAEAARRTPPSPCVSSPRRADPRPPVSRSL, from the coding sequence GTGACCTCGACCCCTTCGCCGCTCCACTCGCCCGAAATGCAGTTTCTGGTGGGCTGCTGGGAGGTCTGGCATGCGCTCGCCGGACCAGGGGACCAGGAGCTGCGCCGGGCACATGGCCTGGGCCTGCGTGAATTCATTGCGCTCAGTCACCTTCAGGCGCAGCCGACCACCCCCGCGCGGCTCGCCCGGCAACTCGGGCTACCGCGCTACGAGGTCAGCCGCTTGCTCGCGCAGCTCGAAACCCTCGGGGCCGTGACCCGCCGCCGGGCCAGCGGCGACGCCCGGCAGGTGCAGGTGAGCGTGACCCCGGCAGGCCACGCGCTGTGGAACGCCGCGCTGGAGCATGTGCAGGCGCTGGTGCGCCCGGCCCTGGCGGGTCTGGGTCCCGCGCTGCCCGGCCTGGGCGCCGCCCTGCTCGCTGCGGCGGAAGCGGCCCGCCGCACCCCCCCTTCCCCGTGCGTTTCTTCCCCCCGCCGCGCCGACCCCCGCCCCCCCGTTTCCAGGAGCCTCTGA
- the uvrA gene encoding excinuclease ABC subunit UvrA: protein MSPSSPDFLADDFPAGGFVQVRGAREHNLKDISVQLPRDALVVFTGVSGSGKSSLAFGTLYAEAQRRYLESVSPYARRLFNQVGAPDVDAIDGLPPAVALQQQRGTPTARSSVGSVTTLSNLLRMLYSRAGEYPEGQGIVYAEGFSPNTPEGACPECHGQGRVYTVTEASMVPDPSLTIRERAVAAWPTAWGGQNQRDILVTLGIDVDVPWRELPQETRDWILFTDEQPVVPVYAGFTPEETRRAVKKKMEPSYMGTFSSARRHVLHTFAHSESAAMKRRVQAYMISEECPLCHGKRLRREALNVTFAGLDITEFSRLPLARAAELLRPYAGAAPDEEGAAQAIARQRMAGDLTRRLDVLLNLGLGYLQLERSTPTLSPGELQRLRLATQLYSNLFGVVYVLDEPSAGLHPADTEALLAALDGLKRGGNSLFVVEHDLDVIRRADWLVDVGPEAGEKGGQILYSGPPEGLKDVKASQTGKYLFTTAHSEPHAPREPSGWLDLSGVTRNNLQDLSVRFPLGVLTSVAGISGSGKSSLVSGALVDALAAHFGQPVAEEPDDQDDAPAVSGTAQLGGDLGQISRLVRVDQKPIGRTPRSNMATYTGLFDHVRKLFAATPLAKKRRYSAGRFSFNVKGGRCEHCQGEGWVMVELLFLPSVYAPCPVCQGKRYNEQTLEVESRGKNIADVLDMTVDTAHEFFADEPAIFRALDTLREVGLGYLRLGQPATELSGGEAQRIKLATELGRSGRGGTVYILDEPTTGLHPADIERLQKQLSKLVDAGHTVIAVEHKMQVVAASDWVIDIGPGAGENGGQVVAQGTPAQVARVKESRTAPYLRAALGR, encoded by the coding sequence ATGAGTCCTTCTTCCCCCGACTTCCTTGCTGACGACTTTCCCGCTGGCGGCTTCGTGCAGGTGCGCGGCGCCCGCGAACACAACCTCAAGGACATTTCCGTTCAGCTTCCGCGTGACGCGCTGGTCGTGTTTACCGGCGTTTCCGGCTCTGGCAAGTCGTCGCTGGCCTTCGGGACGCTGTACGCCGAGGCCCAGCGCCGTTACCTCGAATCGGTCTCGCCGTATGCCCGGCGGCTGTTCAACCAGGTCGGCGCACCCGACGTGGACGCGATTGATGGCCTGCCGCCCGCCGTCGCCCTGCAACAGCAGCGCGGCACGCCCACGGCGCGGTCCTCGGTGGGCAGCGTCACCACCCTCTCCAACCTGCTGCGGATGCTGTATTCCCGCGCTGGCGAGTACCCCGAAGGCCAGGGCATCGTGTACGCCGAGGGCTTCTCGCCCAACACGCCCGAAGGCGCCTGCCCGGAGTGTCACGGGCAAGGGCGGGTCTACACCGTCACCGAAGCTTCGATGGTGCCCGACCCGTCGCTGACCATCCGCGAGCGGGCGGTGGCGGCGTGGCCGACGGCGTGGGGTGGGCAGAACCAGCGCGACATTCTGGTGACGCTGGGCATTGACGTGGACGTGCCCTGGCGCGAGCTGCCGCAGGAAACCCGCGACTGGATTCTGTTTACCGACGAGCAGCCGGTGGTGCCCGTGTATGCCGGATTCACGCCCGAAGAAACCCGCCGCGCCGTAAAGAAGAAAATGGAGCCGAGCTACATGGGCACCTTTTCCAGCGCCCGCCGCCACGTGTTGCACACCTTCGCCCACAGCGAGAGCGCCGCCATGAAAAGGCGCGTGCAGGCCTACATGATTTCCGAGGAGTGCCCGCTGTGCCACGGCAAACGGCTGCGCCGGGAAGCCCTGAACGTGACCTTCGCCGGGCTGGACATCACCGAGTTCTCGCGGCTGCCTCTGGCGCGGGCCGCCGAGCTGCTGCGCCCCTATGCCGGAGCCGCGCCGGACGAGGAAGGCGCGGCCCAGGCCATCGCCCGGCAACGCATGGCCGGGGACCTGACCCGTCGCCTGGACGTGCTGCTGAACCTCGGCCTGGGCTACCTGCAACTGGAGCGCTCCACGCCCACGCTCTCGCCCGGCGAACTGCAACGCCTGCGCCTCGCCACGCAGCTGTATTCCAACCTGTTCGGCGTGGTGTACGTGCTGGACGAGCCGTCCGCCGGGCTGCACCCCGCCGACACCGAGGCGCTGCTCGCTGCGCTGGACGGCCTCAAGCGGGGCGGCAACTCGCTGTTCGTGGTGGAACACGACCTGGACGTGATTCGCCGCGCCGACTGGCTGGTGGACGTGGGGCCCGAAGCGGGGGAGAAGGGCGGGCAGATTCTCTACAGTGGCCCGCCCGAGGGGTTGAAGGACGTGAAGGCGTCCCAGACAGGCAAATATCTGTTTACCACTGCCCACTCCGAACCCCACGCCCCCCGCGAGCCGTCCGGCTGGCTGGACCTGAGCGGCGTGACCCGGAACAACCTGCAAGACCTCAGCGTGCGCTTTCCGCTGGGCGTGCTGACCAGCGTGGCCGGCATTTCCGGCTCGGGCAAATCCTCGCTGGTGAGCGGGGCTTTGGTGGACGCGCTGGCGGCGCATTTCGGGCAGCCCGTGGCCGAGGAACCCGACGACCAGGACGACGCCCCCGCCGTGAGCGGCACCGCGCAGCTCGGCGGCGACCTGGGGCAGATTTCGCGGCTGGTGCGGGTGGACCAGAAGCCGATTGGCCGCACGCCACGCAGCAATATGGCGACCTACACGGGCCTGTTCGACCACGTTCGCAAGCTCTTTGCGGCGACCCCGCTCGCCAAAAAGCGCCGCTACAGCGCGGGCCGGTTCTCCTTCAACGTCAAGGGAGGCCGCTGCGAACACTGCCAGGGTGAAGGCTGGGTGATGGTCGAGTTGCTGTTCCTGCCGAGCGTGTACGCGCCCTGCCCGGTCTGCCAGGGAAAGCGCTACAACGAGCAGACGCTGGAAGTCGAGTCCCGGGGCAAGAACATCGCCGACGTGCTGGACATGACGGTGGACACCGCCCACGAGTTTTTCGCGGACGAACCCGCCATTTTCCGGGCGCTGGACACCCTGCGCGAAGTTGGGCTGGGCTACCTGCGGCTGGGTCAGCCCGCCACCGAACTGTCGGGCGGCGAGGCGCAGCGCATCAAGCTGGCGACCGAGTTGGGCCGCAGTGGGCGCGGCGGCACCGTCTATATCCTCGACGAACCGACCACCGGCCTGCACCCCGCCGACATCGAGCGCCTGCAAAAGCAGCTCTCCAAGCTGGTGGACGCCGGTCACACCGTCATTGCGGTCGAGCACAAGATGCAGGTGGTCGCCGCCTCCGACTGGGTCATCGACATCGGCCCTGGCGCAGGCGAGAACGGCGGGCAGGTGGTCGCGCAGGGCACGCCCGCGCAGGTGGCCCGGGTGAAGGAGAGCCGCACGGCGCCCTATCTGCGGGCGGCGCTGGGACGATAG
- a CDS encoding sensor histidine kinase has protein sequence MKLPLPSGNTGLEPWRAGRRPRPLTSLIVRPLVLPVLLLLLMGGLVVWSLNLSVRNAHFAQASQGRLLLLRQLLTDISNMENGERRYVITGQPSFLEPYRRGQQNFAEHLRRYEPLIVTDRQRENIGRVETLIAQWELVAAQPEIAARRVSLESAVARVSAGTGRHLTDEARETLNAMIGFENERLSNALKASNTALRRLLILTPLLLLLGALLLVLAVRRIISTLSLSVSQLTEGTQRIAAGHYEQRVSPLGITELDRLSAQFHRMAEAVQQREAELAESARSLERTNASLQRSNRELERFAYVASHDLQEPLRTIGSYTELIARRYSGQLDARGEQYIKFTISATHRLKTLIQDLLVFSRVHRTGRVFGPVDTAELAGQVRADLEVRLREVGGELHVGELPTVQGNRELLHHIFLNLIGNALKFRHPDRAPQVRVWAERSAGSQATGPQATGPGWQFAVQDNGIGIEPQYHEKIFEVFQRLHGVGDYEGSGIGLAVTRNAAEQHGGRVWLQSEPGQGTTFFFFLPDTPPAAEQP, from the coding sequence ATGAAATTGCCCCTGCCTTCCGGGAACACCGGTCTGGAACCCTGGAGGGCCGGGCGCCGACCACGCCCCCTGACCTCGCTGATCGTGCGCCCGCTGGTGCTGCCAGTGCTGCTGCTGCTGCTCATGGGCGGGCTGGTGGTCTGGAGCCTGAACCTCAGCGTTCGGAACGCCCACTTCGCCCAGGCCTCGCAGGGTCGGCTGCTGCTGCTGCGGCAACTGCTCACCGACATTTCCAACATGGAAAACGGCGAGCGCAGGTACGTCATCACCGGGCAGCCTTCCTTTCTGGAACCCTACCGGCGCGGTCAGCAGAACTTTGCCGAGCACCTCAGGCGCTACGAGCCGCTGATCGTCACCGACCGTCAACGTGAGAACATCGGGCGCGTCGAAACCCTGATAGCGCAGTGGGAACTTGTCGCCGCGCAGCCCGAAATCGCCGCCCGACGCGTCTCGCTGGAAAGTGCTGTCGCGCGGGTGAGTGCCGGCACCGGACGTCACCTGACCGACGAGGCGCGGGAAACCCTCAACGCCATGATCGGCTTCGAAAACGAGCGCCTGTCGAACGCGCTCAAGGCGAGCAACACGGCGCTGCGCCGACTGCTGATTCTGACCCCGCTGCTGCTGCTGCTCGGGGCGCTGCTGCTCGTGCTGGCGGTGCGGCGCATCATTTCCACCCTGTCGCTGAGCGTCTCGCAGCTGACCGAGGGCACCCAGCGCATCGCCGCCGGGCACTACGAGCAGCGGGTGAGTCCCCTGGGCATCACCGAACTCGACCGCCTCAGCGCGCAGTTTCACCGGATGGCCGAGGCGGTGCAGCAGCGTGAAGCCGAGCTGGCCGAGAGTGCGCGCTCGCTCGAACGCACGAACGCCAGCCTGCAGCGCAGCAACCGCGAACTCGAGCGCTTTGCCTACGTCGCCAGCCACGACCTACAGGAGCCGCTGCGCACCATCGGCAGCTACACCGAGCTGATCGCCCGGCGCTACAGCGGCCAGCTCGACGCACGGGGCGAGCAGTACATCAAGTTCACCATTTCGGCCACCCACCGCCTCAAGACGCTGATTCAGGACCTGCTGGTGTTTTCACGGGTCCACCGCACGGGCCGGGTGTTCGGGCCGGTGGACACCGCCGAACTCGCCGGGCAGGTCCGCGCCGACCTGGAAGTCAGGCTGCGCGAGGTCGGCGGGGAGCTGCACGTGGGCGAGCTGCCCACCGTGCAGGGCAACCGCGAACTGCTGCACCACATCTTCCTGAACCTGATCGGCAACGCCCTGAAGTTCCGGCATCCCGACCGGGCGCCACAGGTCCGGGTGTGGGCCGAGAGAAGTGCCGGCTCTCAGGCTACGGGTCCTCAGGCCACAGGCCCCGGCTGGCAGTTTGCGGTGCAGGACAACGGCATCGGCATCGAGCCGCAATATCATGAGAAAATCTTTGAAGTCTTTCAGCGCCTGCACGGTGTAGGCGATTATGAGGGCAGTGGCATCGGCCTGGCCGTGACCCGCAACGCCGCCGAGCAGCATGGCGGCCGCGTCTGGCTCCAGAGCGAGCCGGGCCAGGGCACCACCTTCTTCTTTTTTCTTCCCGATACCCCACCTGCTGCGGAGCAACCATGA
- a CDS encoding M3 family oligoendopeptidase — protein MTTQPSLEAVERKLAVPAADAQWDSYAPEFAALQASDLTAQDVPAWLERWSTLSARLQGSASKLSTHADLHTDDDAIQQRYQTFMAEVIPQAERANQALTEKLLAVPGYVPGPDFALNYRRFRDAAALFREANVDLGVTHNQQINRHSVITGNQKVRLGDEELTVPQAKQLTDSPDRQQREEAWRALQASNQAMAPELDAVMLDLIGTRRQLARNADEADFRAYRWKELDRVDYAPAQCLDFHAAVQGEVVPLLSDLVGDIARQLGLGSLRPWDYNRNNLLDPEGRESLRPFNTGAELEALAQQTFERLDADLAARFRQMRETGLLDLESRPGKMTHAYCNYFPTTNEPFVLMNVVGTAEDVRVLFHEVGHAFHGFYSGDAQPLVWNRWSPIEFVEIPSMAMEFLTLDHLSHALSADELARYRRKQLEGVIAFLPWAAQMDAFQHWLYAEAPQDVTVADLDAKWLELDRTFHPFVDWSGLDEGIRAKGWHYYHIFQVPFYYIEYAMCYLAAVALWRSARQDPAAALERYKAALRLGNTVSVPELYRAAGAEFRFDREYIRGLMGFLKEQLG, from the coding sequence ATGACCACACAACCCAGCCTCGAAGCCGTCGAACGCAAACTCGCGGTGCCTGCCGCCGACGCGCAGTGGGACAGCTACGCCCCCGAATTCGCCGCTCTGCAAGCGAGCGACCTGACCGCCCAGGACGTGCCCGCCTGGTTGGAACGCTGGAGCACGCTGAGCGCCCGCCTGCAGGGCAGCGCCAGCAAGCTCTCCACCCACGCCGACCTGCACACCGACGACGACGCGATTCAGCAGCGGTACCAGACCTTCATGGCCGAGGTGATTCCCCAGGCGGAGCGGGCGAACCAGGCCCTGACCGAGAAGCTGCTCGCCGTGCCGGGGTACGTGCCCGGCCCCGATTTCGCGCTGAATTACCGCCGGTTTCGCGACGCCGCCGCGCTGTTTCGCGAGGCGAACGTGGACCTCGGCGTGACCCACAACCAGCAGATCAACCGGCACTCGGTCATCACCGGCAACCAGAAGGTGCGGCTCGGAGACGAGGAATTGACGGTGCCGCAGGCCAAGCAGCTGACCGACTCGCCTGACCGCCAGCAGCGCGAGGAGGCGTGGCGGGCACTTCAGGCGAGCAATCAGGCGATGGCCCCCGAACTCGACGCGGTGATGCTCGACCTCATCGGCACCCGGCGCCAGCTGGCCCGCAACGCCGACGAAGCCGACTTCCGCGCCTACCGCTGGAAGGAACTCGACCGGGTGGACTACGCGCCCGCGCAGTGCCTCGACTTTCACGCGGCGGTGCAGGGCGAGGTGGTGCCGCTGCTCTCCGACCTCGTGGGCGACATCGCGCGGCAGCTCGGTCTGGGCAGCCTGCGGCCCTGGGACTACAACCGCAACAACCTGCTCGACCCCGAAGGCCGCGAGAGCCTGCGGCCCTTCAACACCGGCGCCGAACTGGAGGCGCTGGCCCAGCAGACCTTTGAGCGCCTCGACGCCGACCTCGCCGCCCGGTTCCGGCAGATGCGCGAGACCGGGCTGCTCGACCTCGAATCGCGTCCCGGCAAGATGACGCACGCCTACTGCAACTATTTCCCGACCACCAACGAGCCGTTCGTGCTGATGAACGTGGTGGGCACCGCCGAGGACGTGCGGGTGCTGTTCCACGAGGTCGGGCACGCCTTTCACGGCTTTTACAGCGGCGACGCGCAGCCGCTGGTGTGGAACCGCTGGAGTCCCATCGAGTTCGTCGAGATTCCCAGCATGGCGATGGAATTCCTGACCCTCGACCACCTCTCGCACGCCCTGAGCGCCGACGAACTTGCCCGTTACCGCCGCAAGCAGCTTGAGGGCGTCATCGCCTTCCTGCCCTGGGCCGCGCAGATGGACGCCTTCCAGCACTGGCTCTACGCCGAGGCGCCGCAGGACGTGACCGTCGCCGACCTCGACGCCAAGTGGCTCGAACTCGACCGCACCTTCCACCCCTTCGTGGATTGGAGTGGGCTGGACGAGGGCATCCGGGCCAAAGGCTGGCACTATTACCACATCTTTCAGGTGCCCTTCTACTACATCGAGTACGCCATGTGTTATCTCGCCGCCGTCGCCCTGTGGCGCTCGGCCCGCCAGGACCCCGCCGCCGCGCTGGAGCGCTACAAGGCGGCGCTGCGGCTCGGCAACACCGTCAGCGTGCCCGAGCTGTACCGCGCGGCGGGCGCCGAATTCCGCTTCGACCGCGAGTACATCCGGGGGCTGATGGGCTTCCTGAAAGAGCAACTCGGCTAA
- a CDS encoding cytochrome P450, whose translation MTASEPARCPMTGLTGPAPVLTRRDAPPVGDLAQPVESYARARDLLRSAQAQQAGFLADTVSSVPGSQHPPVLYLEGEEHTEMRRATARYFTPTQVETYQPAIARLADDLIGKLAQRGEVDLDDLSLELAVRVAAEVVGLTNSRLPGMDRRIERFIPASLNAEPGLPTNAPLLENMQQAAALSLFYTLDVQPAIVARRRAPGDDLISYLLSRGYNDQDIVTECVTYGTAGMITTREFISAAAWHLLKSPELRAAYVHGTEKERHAILHEILRLEPVVGTLYRRAAADLDLGGEVVPQGSVYAIDVGQANLDPAVMGENAASLCPMRELPRGVQAQGLSFGDGHHRCPGAFLAIKETDVFLRRLLIWNDLEVVREPSVSYNEVIKGYELRGFRVRLGKARA comes from the coding sequence ATGACCGCATCCGAACCCGCCCGCTGCCCCATGACCGGCCTGACCGGTCCCGCCCCCGTGCTGACCCGCCGCGACGCGCCTCCGGTGGGCGACCTCGCGCAGCCCGTGGAAAGCTATGCCCGCGCCCGTGACCTGCTGCGCTCGGCCCAGGCGCAGCAGGCGGGCTTTCTGGCCGACACGGTGAGTAGCGTGCCCGGCTCGCAGCACCCGCCCGTGCTGTACCTCGAAGGCGAGGAGCACACCGAGATGCGCCGCGCCACCGCCCGCTACTTCACCCCGACACAGGTGGAGACGTACCAGCCCGCGATTGCCCGCCTCGCCGACGACCTCATCGGCAAGCTCGCGCAGCGGGGCGAGGTCGATCTCGACGACCTGAGCCTCGAACTCGCGGTGCGGGTGGCCGCCGAAGTGGTGGGGCTGACGAACAGCCGCCTGCCGGGGATGGACCGCCGCATCGAGCGCTTCATTCCGGCCAGCCTGAATGCCGAGCCGGGGCTGCCGACGAACGCGCCGCTGCTCGAAAACATGCAGCAGGCCGCCGCCCTGAGCCTGTTCTACACGCTGGACGTGCAACCGGCCATCGTCGCGCGGCGCCGGGCACCGGGTGACGACCTCATCAGTTACCTGCTCTCACGCGGCTACAACGACCAGGACATCGTGACCGAGTGCGTCACCTACGGCACGGCGGGCATGATCACCACCCGCGAGTTCATCAGCGCGGCGGCGTGGCACCTGCTGAAAAGCCCCGAACTGCGGGCGGCCTATGTTCACGGCACCGAAAAGGAGCGGCACGCCATCCTGCACGAAATCCTGCGGCTCGAACCCGTGGTGGGCACCCTGTACCGCCGCGCCGCCGCCGACCTCGACCTCGGCGGGGAGGTCGTGCCGCAGGGCAGCGTATACGCCATCGACGTGGGGCAGGCCAACCTCGACCCGGCGGTGATGGGCGAGAACGCCGCCAGCCTCTGCCCCATGCGCGAGCTGCCGCGCGGTGTGCAGGCACAGGGGCTGTCGTTCGGCGACGGGCACCACCGCTGCCCGGGGGCGTTTCTCGCCATCAAGGAAACCGACGTGTTTCTGCGGCGGCTGCTCATCTGGAACGACCTCGAAGTGGTGCGCGAGCCGTCGGTCAGCTACAACGAGGTCATCAAGGGCTACGAACTCCGGGGCTTCCGGGTGCGGCTGGGCAAAGCGAGGGCCTGA
- a CDS encoding Ppx/GppA phosphatase family protein produces the protein MRVAVADVGTNSSHLLIAEALPGGAGGFRVLDVLKDRTRLGECLDAQGVMTPEGEDRLASALTRFRELAASAGVGDVRVYATSALREAPNGAEVAERVRQRTGLYPAVISGQREGELTYLGVRESVELGADNVLLDLGGGSLEFVRGGEEQAKDVLSLPLGAIRMTRAFPEGEGKNAGRDVVDAVGRHVRELLRPQVRRFAARPGTHFFLSSGTAEAAAEAIAQRRGERSGGAPGSVNGERFTLGELAELLAHVARLRPAQRSKVPGLERRGDTVLAALSVLHAALDLLGAREVTVSEGALREGMLLKELAQVQTFSSALSTRQRSVLATAERFGVNLSHAGQVAELSRDLLGRLLAAGEPFPEHARSLLTAAAVLHESGLIVSQSSHHKHSAYLIRHAGLRGFGPQDIELIAQIARYHRKSLPRPSHPEYVALPPADRALVARLAGILRVADGLDRSHTGLARVVGLHRDADGWQLQVSGVTPLDLAGVREKGDLWTREFGPLAVRHEAPEGE, from the coding sequence ATGCGGGTCGCTGTTGCCGATGTGGGAACCAATTCGAGTCATCTCCTGATTGCCGAGGCGTTGCCGGGGGGTGCCGGGGGGTTCCGGGTGCTCGACGTGCTCAAGGACCGCACCCGACTGGGGGAATGCCTCGACGCGCAGGGCGTCATGACCCCCGAGGGCGAAGACCGCCTCGCCTCCGCCCTGACCCGCTTTCGCGAACTCGCGGCCTCGGCGGGGGTGGGCGACGTGCGCGTCTACGCCACCTCCGCGCTGCGCGAGGCCCCCAACGGCGCGGAGGTGGCCGAACGGGTGCGGCAGCGCACCGGGCTGTACCCGGCGGTCATCAGCGGGCAAAGGGAAGGCGAACTGACCTATCTGGGCGTGCGCGAGTCGGTCGAACTCGGAGCCGACAACGTGCTGCTCGACCTCGGCGGTGGCAGCCTGGAATTCGTGCGCGGCGGCGAGGAGCAGGCGAAGGACGTGCTCAGCCTGCCGCTCGGCGCCATTCGCATGACCCGCGCCTTTCCCGAGGGTGAGGGCAAAAACGCCGGGCGCGACGTGGTGGACGCGGTGGGGCGGCACGTCCGCGAGCTGCTGCGGCCCCAAGTCAGGCGCTTCGCTGCTCGCCCCGGCACCCACTTTTTCCTGTCGAGCGGCACCGCTGAAGCCGCCGCCGAGGCCATCGCCCAGCGCCGGGGCGAGCGGTCCGGGGGCGCCCCGGGCAGCGTCAACGGGGAGCGCTTTACCCTCGGTGAACTCGCCGAACTGCTGGCCCACGTCGCCCGCCTGCGCCCGGCCCAGCGCTCGAAGGTGCCGGGGCTGGAGCGCCGGGGCGACACCGTCCTCGCCGCGCTGAGCGTGCTGCACGCCGCACTCGACCTGCTCGGCGCCCGCGAGGTGACGGTCAGCGAGGGCGCCCTGCGCGAAGGCATGTTGCTCAAGGAACTCGCCCAGGTCCAGACCTTCAGCTCGGCGCTGAGCACCCGGCAGCGCAGCGTCCTCGCCACCGCCGAGCGCTTCGGGGTCAACCTCTCGCACGCCGGACAGGTGGCCGAACTGTCGCGCGATCTGTTGGGCCGCCTGCTCGCGGCGGGGGAGCCTTTTCCCGAGCACGCCCGCAGCCTCCTCACCGCCGCCGCCGTGCTGCACGAGTCGGGTCTGATCGTCAGCCAGAGCAGCCACCACAAGCACAGCGCCTACCTGATTCGCCACGCCGGGCTGCGCGGCTTCGGCCCCCAGGACATCGAACTGATCGCGCAAATCGCCCGCTACCACCGCAAGAGCCTGCCCCGACCCTCGCACCCCGAGTACGTGGCGCTGCCCCCGGCAGACCGCGCCCTGGTCGCCCGGCTCGCGGGCATTCTGCGGGTGGCCGACGGCCTGGACCGCTCGCACACCGGCCTGGCGCGGGTGGTCGGACTGCACCGGGACGCGGACGGCTGGCAGCTTCAGGTCAGCGGGGTCACGCCGCTCGACCTCGCCGGGGTGAGGGAGAAGGGCGACCTCTGGACCCGCGAATTCGGACCGCTGGCAGTGCGGCACGAGGCCCCTGAAGGAGAATGA
- the rimO gene encoding 30S ribosomal protein S12 methylthiotransferase RimO, producing the protein MEDDVTTTERLPTLSPSPEAAPKRVGFISLGCPKALVDSERILTQLRAEGYEVAPSYEGADAVIVNTCGFITPAVEESLSAIGEALDATGKVIVTGCLGERPEKIMERHPKVAAITGSEAVDEVMGHVRELLPLDLDAFTGLLPVAAPGMRAGIEAPQRENTKHGDVFAPSVKLTPRHYAYVKIAEGCNHTCAFCIIPKLRGLQVSRDAGAVLYEAFRLVAGGTKELMVISQDTSAYGVDIRYRESEFQGEQVRAHLTDLAVKLGEMGAWVRMHYVYPYPHVDRVVELMAQGKVLPYLDIPLQHASPKILKLMRRPGAGKQLDTIRRWREICPELVIRSTFIVGFPGETEEDFQELLQFLEDARLDRVGAFPYSDVEEADANKLPGAVPEEVKQERLARFMEVAQRISTEKLAEKVGRVMDVIIDEFNDDEDEGDAPGTRLIGRTKGDAPGIDGQVYLYAGDFAGQVKIGDIVRARIEDSDEYDLFGEVVERPEWKPNVPQLGHFGKH; encoded by the coding sequence ATGGAGGACGATGTGACCACAACCGAACGCCTGCCCACCCTTTCCCCTTCCCCGGAGGCCGCGCCCAAGCGCGTGGGCTTCATCTCGCTCGGCTGTCCCAAGGCGCTGGTGGACAGCGAGCGTATCCTGACCCAGCTGCGGGCCGAAGGGTACGAGGTCGCCCCCAGCTACGAGGGCGCCGACGCCGTGATCGTCAACACCTGCGGTTTCATCACGCCCGCTGTCGAGGAGTCGCTCTCGGCCATCGGTGAGGCGCTGGACGCCACGGGCAAGGTCATCGTGACCGGCTGCCTGGGCGAGCGGCCCGAAAAGATCATGGAGCGCCACCCCAAAGTCGCCGCCATTACGGGGTCGGAAGCGGTGGACGAGGTGATGGGCCATGTCCGTGAACTGCTGCCGCTCGACCTCGACGCCTTTACCGGGCTGCTGCCGGTGGCTGCGCCGGGGATGCGGGCGGGCATCGAAGCGCCGCAGCGCGAGAACACCAAACACGGCGACGTGTTCGCGCCCAGTGTCAAGCTCACGCCCCGGCACTACGCCTACGTCAAGATCGCCGAGGGGTGCAACCACACCTGCGCGTTTTGCATCATTCCCAAGCTGCGCGGCCTGCAGGTCTCGCGTGACGCGGGCGCGGTGCTGTACGAGGCGTTCCGGCTGGTGGCGGGCGGTACGAAGGAACTGATGGTGATTTCGCAGGACACCTCGGCCTACGGGGTGGACATCCGCTACCGCGAGAGCGAGTTTCAGGGCGAACAGGTGCGCGCGCACCTCACCGACCTCGCCGTCAAACTGGGAGAAATGGGCGCGTGGGTGCGGATGCACTACGTCTACCCCTACCCGCATGTGGACCGGGTGGTCGAGCTGATGGCCCAGGGCAAGGTGCTGCCCTACCTCGATATTCCGCTGCAACACGCCTCGCCCAAGATTCTGAAGCTGATGCGGCGACCCGGCGCGGGCAAGCAACTCGACACCATCCGGCGCTGGCGCGAGATTTGCCCGGAACTCGTCATCCGCAGCACGTTCATCGTGGGCTTTCCCGGCGAAACCGAAGAAGATTTCCAGGAACTCCTGCAATTTCTCGAAGACGCCCGCCTCGACCGCGTGGGGGCTTTCCCGTACTCCGACGTGGAAGAAGCCGACGCCAACAAGTTGCCGGGCGCCGTGCCGGAAGAGGTCAAGCAAGAACGCCTCGCCCGTTTCATGGAAGTCGCCCAGCGCATCAGCACCGAGAAACTGGCCGAAAAGGTGGGCCGCGTGATGGACGTCATCATTGACGAATTCAACGACGACGAGGACGAGGGCGACGCCCCCGGCACCCGCCTGATCGGGCGCACCAAGGGCGACGCGCCGGGCATCGACGGACAGGTGTACCTCTACGCCGGGGACTTCGCCGGGCAGGTCAAAATCGGTGACATCGTCCGCGCCCGCATCGAGGACAGCGACGAATACGACCTCTTCGGCGAGGTGGTTGAGCGCCCCGAATGGAAACCGAACGTGCCGCAGCTGGGGCACTTCGGCAAGCACTGA